The Gammaproteobacteria bacterium DNA window AGGTTTTAATCCTTTATGTGGCGATAAATTAAATTTAACAATTAATGTTGAGAAAGATGTGATTCAAGAAGCACAATTTATAGGAAGTGGTTGTGCGATTTCGATCGCGTCCGCTTCTTTGATGACAGAAATGCTTAAAGGGAAAAATGTGGAAGAAGCTCATGAAATATTCCATAACGTTCACCAACTTTTAACAGGTCAATGTAACGATCCCGAAAAATTAGGAAAATTATCTGTTTTATCGGGTGTAGCAGAATTTCCTGCTCGCGTTAAATGTGCGACACTAGCGTGGCATACATTAGATGCCGCATTGTCGCGAG harbors:
- a CDS encoding SUF system NifU family Fe-S cluster assembly protein, which codes for MSALRELYQQVIIDHGRHPRNQGVLENPTHCHVGFNPLCGDKLNLTINVEKDVIQEAQFIGSGCAISIASASLMTEMLKGKNVEEAHEIFHNVHQLLTGQCNDPEKLGKLSVLSGVAEFPARVKCATLAWHTLDAALSRANLPVSTE